The Musa acuminata AAA Group cultivar baxijiao chromosome BXJ1-3, Cavendish_Baxijiao_AAA, whole genome shotgun sequence genome window below encodes:
- the LOC135638719 gene encoding uncharacterized protein LOC135638719: MISSSSEICKDFIQMKQDDKFYSTLISRESSSANPSLGVYYGDAKGAVPFLWESQPGTPKNTISNTTLPPLTPPPSSFPSPRHDGCKKSTKTSLIHTLLPKLTLKVFRKPSSSSSKTGDEESRYDSPTPTSCFRVRHGAAAAELKDSTRRPSRTVPAV, translated from the coding sequence atGATATCCAGTAGCTCAGAGATCTGCAAGGACTTCATCCAAATGAAGCAGGATGACAAGTTCTACTCGACGCTGATCTCCAGGGAGAGCTCTTCAGCTAATCCTTCCTTGGGAGTGTACTATGGAGATGCTAAAGGAGCTGTGCCTTTCTTGTGGGAGTCTCAGCCTGGAACACCCAAGAACACAATCTCCAACACCACCCTCCCTCCTCTCACGCCACCGCCCTCCTCCTTCCCCAGCCCCAGGCACGATGGCTGCAAGAAGTCCACCAAGACCAGCCTCATCCACACCCTACTGCCCAAGCTCACCTTGAAGGTGTTCCGCAAgccatcttcctcctcctccaaaaCTGGTGACGAGGAGTCCCGTTACGATTCTCCGACCCCGACCTCATGCTTCAGGGTGCGACATGGAGCGGCAGCTGCTGAGCTCAAGGATTCCACTCGCCGGCCATCACGAACAGTTCCTGCTGTCTGA